The DNA segment GACGTCGCCCAAGGCGCCCCCGACGTCGGAACCGACGTCGACCGGTGGCTTACCGCCTCCGGCCTGGCCTGAAAGGCACCCTCATGACCGATCCCACCCTCACCGTCCTCGTCGTCGGCGCCACCGGCAGCGTCGGCCGCCACGTCGTCACCGCCTCCCTCACCGCCGGGCACCGCACCCGCGCGCTCGTGCGCACCCGGTCCCGCGCGAAGGACGTGGATCCCCGTGCGGAGACCGTCGTCGGGGACCTCACCGACGCGGCGACCCTCACCGACGCGGTCGAGGGGATCGACGCGGTGATCTTCACCCACGGCGACAACGCACACGCCGAGGCCGTGAACTACGGCGCCGTCCGCAACGTCCTCCAGGCGTTGAACGGGCGCCCGGTGCGCATCGCGCTGATGACGACCATCGGCGTCACCGTCCGCCACCCCAGCTCCGAGTGGAAGCGCCGCGGAGAACGGCTCGTCCGCGCCAGCGGCAACCGATACACGATCGTCCGGCCCGGCTGGTTCGACTACAACGACGCGAACGAGCGGAAGATCCTGATGCTGCAGGGCGACACCCGCCGCAGCGGCTCCCCCGCCGACGGTGCGATCGCGCGCGACCAACTCGCCCGCGTCCTCGTCGCCACCCTCACCGATCCCGCCGCCGAGGGCCGCACCTTCGAGCTCTTCGACGAGCGCGGCCCCGAGCAGGACGACCTCAGCCCCCTGTTCGCCGCCCTCGACACGGACCCCGCCAGATCCGTCGACGGAGTGCTCGACCAAGCGAACCTGCCGCTCGAGCAGGAACCCGCGCCCGTCCGCGCGGACCTCGACCGCGTCCGCGCCACCCGCTGACCATCACCACCGACGGGAGAAGCATCACGACACGAAGCCCCGTGAAAACACCGCCACGAAGCGCCGAGATCCACACCTACGGGGTGAATCCCGCTCGTCGAGGTGACGCGGTGAACGACCCCCATACGGGACGACTGACCAGTAGGCGCAGCGCTCCATGCCGTACTTTCGTCAACCGTTCTCTGAGCGCTAAGCGGATGCCTGTGGGCTAGGCTGATGCGCAGCCAAGACGATCCCCGCTCGAGTTGGGCCGTCCAGGTTAGCTGTCCCCTACTAAAGAACTGTTCGCCTCGTGGACCGGTGGCAGATCAGCGGGGGCGAGGACCGTCGCGGTATAACAGCTCTGATCGGATCGGTCGTATGATTCGCGACGTGACCGCTAATCCTTTCCCCTCCCGCGCCGCCAAGGCCTTCAAGTGCCCGTTCTGTCACGTGTCGTCCGCGCAAAAGTGGGCCGAGCTCGGGCAGGGTTTGATCACCGGAAACGGCAAGGCGTTTCGAACTCTCGAGCCTCGCGAGGAGGACGAAGCAGATGCATTCTGGGAGCAGACGGTCGAGCTTTCCCACTGGATTCGGTCGAGCCGGTGGGCTTGTTCACTGTGTGACAACTGTGACCGCACGGCAGTCTGGCGCGACAACACCATGGTGTATCCAGTGCGCTCCGCGAGCGACATCGAGGACGCCCATCCAGACATGCCTGAGAGCGCGGCGGCCCTTTACCGAGAAGCTCGCGATGTCGTCCCCATTTCCCGCCGAGCGGGCGCTGCTCTTGCCCGCGCGGCGCTGGAACGTCTCGTGAAGGAACTCGATCCAGATGCACCAGCAAGGGCGAGCCTCGACGATCGGATCGTACGACTCCACACGCGGGTCTCGCAGCCGCTCTGGGATCTCCTCACTGTATTACGGCACACCGGGAACAAGAGTCTCCATGTGGACAGTGAGCCGGATGCAGCGACGGTCCTCGTCCTCGACCCTCAGGACGAAGACGCGTTGCCCATCCTTTTCGGCGCGCTCAACGACCTCGTCGACGAACTGGTTCTTCGGCCTAGACGCACGTCCGAGCTCCTCGCTCAGGTACCAGAAGCGGTGAGAGAGGGCGCACGGGCGAAGGTCGCGGCGGCGGCTGCCGCGGCAGATCGAGCCTGATCTTTCCCTCTCTACAGGTGCCCCTGTGCCCTGGTGCACGCTACGCGCGGCACGCCGCAGCGCCATCCCCACCCCCGCCGCCGGACACCGCCGGGGCGCTCCGATGTCGACGGAGGCTGCGTCTAGCTCAGCGCCGCGGAAGTGTTCGCGGTGCTGTACCGCGAAGCGATCCGAGCCGGACTGCTCGGAGACGGAGAACGCCTTCACATCGTCCGGCAGACCGCCCCGCGGCTACGCGGTGGCGCAAGCCACCGCCGCCAAGGCATACCGTGCTCTCGAACACGACGGCCGCGTCGAGGGCGTGCTACGCGCCTCGGCCGACTCCGCGTCGGAGCAACACTTCAGCTACAGGCCGTCTGAGCTAAACCGAATTTCCACGAGTTGCAGTTCGGCGGATCACGTAAGCACAACCCGTCACGGACGCCCGGTTGACCATCCCCTTACGGGACAAGCCAGCTTGCCCAGCAGAAGCTGATGCAAGCAGTAGACCGTCAGGGCGTGCCCTACGCCCCACTTACGGTGAGGAACCACGCCGTATCGCGATCGGCAGCAGTTGTCGCCGCACCAACGAGGTCGATCGGCTCGGTGCCGAGAAAGTCCGAGTCGATGGCAAACGGGCCTTCGCCGCAGTCGACGGTCCGGACAGTGGTCGTGCCCGTTATGACGGTGCCTGTTGTGGAGTCCGAGTCGAGCTGCAGTTCGACTGTGCCGTCTCCAAAGCATTCGAAGGCGATGGCGCCGGGAAGCTCCGGTTGCTCGAAGGCGGCCACCACCCGATCGCCTTCCCGGCCAGCGGTCGACTCGGACGACAGCACCGCGAGA comes from the Rathayibacter festucae DSM 15932 genome and includes:
- a CDS encoding SDR family oxidoreductase, producing MTDPTLTVLVVGATGSVGRHVVTASLTAGHRTRALVRTRSRAKDVDPRAETVVGDLTDAATLTDAVEGIDAVIFTHGDNAHAEAVNYGAVRNVLQALNGRPVRIALMTTIGVTVRHPSSEWKRRGERLVRASGNRYTIVRPGWFDYNDANERKILMLQGDTRRSGSPADGAIARDQLARVLVATLTDPAAEGRTFELFDERGPEQDDLSPLFAALDTDPARSVDGVLDQANLPLEQEPAPVRADLDRVRATR
- a CDS encoding DUF4145 domain-containing protein, translated to MTANPFPSRAAKAFKCPFCHVSSAQKWAELGQGLITGNGKAFRTLEPREEDEADAFWEQTVELSHWIRSSRWACSLCDNCDRTAVWRDNTMVYPVRSASDIEDAHPDMPESAAALYREARDVVPISRRAGAALARAALERLVKELDPDAPARASLDDRIVRLHTRVSQPLWDLLTVLRHTGNKSLHVDSEPDAATVLVLDPQDEDALPILFGALNDLVDELVLRPRRTSELLAQVPEAVREGARAKVAAAAAAADRA